The proteins below are encoded in one region of Triticum aestivum cultivar Chinese Spring chromosome 1B, IWGSC CS RefSeq v2.1, whole genome shotgun sequence:
- the LOC123096737 gene encoding chaperone protein dnaJ C76, chloroplastic isoform X1 yields the protein MAPPFPSPSLVSTTSIPTLRIVSPVPSSRWCRRAGPLASAGLGGAARRDRRRSRSRRGRRVLRICAYTAEAEHGRWEEDVADDFYSVLGVMPDATSEEIKKAYYSCMKTCHPDLSGGDPDVTNFSMFINEVYTVLSDPVQRAVYDEIHGYTATATNPFVDDSAVKNHVFVDEFTCIGCRICANVCPSVFEIEEDFGRARVCSQRGNPELIQDAIDSCPVDCIHWTSAAQLSLLESETRRIERVNVGLMNAGMGVSVNIFRVASASWEKRQEKVLEKIRTHMMNQNSSDMASPWSDIWGSPTRYQNTEDEEASERANRAAAAARRWREYSRKGADRPPRYKLPDAVGNKE from the exons ATGGCTCCTCCTTTCCCCTCGCCGTCTCTGGTCTCCACCACCTCGATCCCGACGCTCCGCATCGTCTCGCCGGTGCCGTCTTCCCGCTGGTGCCGCCGTGCCGGGCCGTTGGCCTCCGCTGGGCTGGGGGGAGCCGCGCGCAGAGACCGGCGCCGGAGCCGGAGTAGGCGGGGACGGAGGGTCCTGAGGATCTGTGCCTACACGGCGGAAGCTGAACACGGGAGGTGGGAGGAGGATGTGGCCGACGATTTCTACTCTGTTCTTGGCGTC ATGCCAGATGCAACCTCCGAGGAAATCAAGAAGGCGTACTACAGCTGCATGAAAACGTGCCACCCAGACCTCAGTGGAGGTGACCCTGATGTGACCAACTTCTCCATGTTCATCAACGAGGTTTACACG GTGCTGAGCGACCCGGTGCAGCGTGCGGTGTATGATGAGATCCATGGGTACACGGCAACGGCGACAAACCCTTTCGTTGATGACAGTGCAGTCAAGAACCATGTGTTCGTCGATGAGTTTACCTGCATAG GATGCAGAATTTGCGCCAACGTGTGCCCCAGTGTCTTTGAAATTGAGGAAGACTTTGGGAGGGCAAGAGTCTGCTCCCAGAGGGGTAACCCAGAGCTCATTCAGGATGCCATTGATAGTTG CCCAGTTGACTGTATTCACTGGACTTCTGCTGCACAACTTTCACTCCTTGAGAGTGAAACACGAAGAATAGAAAGGGTCAAT GTTGGGCTGATGAATGCTGGAATGGGAGTTTCAGTCAACATTTTTCGAGTG GCAAGTGCGAGTTGGGAAAAGCGACAAGAAAAAGTCTTG GAAAAAATCAGAACACATATGATGAACCAAAATAGTTCAGACATGGCTAGCCCTTGGAGTGATATCTGGGGATCTCCAACGCGATACCAAAACACTG AAGATGAAGAAGCATCAGAGAGAGCGAACAGAGCGGCAGCAGCTGCTAGGCGatggagagaatactcaaggaaaGGTGCCGACAGGCCTCCGAGATACAAACTTCCAGATGCAGTAGGCAATAAGGAGTAG
- the LOC123096737 gene encoding chaperone protein dnaJ C76, chloroplastic isoform X2, whose amino-acid sequence MAPPFPSPSLVSTTSIPTLRIVSPVPSSRWCRRAGPLASAGLGGAARRDRRRSRSRRGRRVLRICAYTAEAEHGRWEEDVADDFYSVLGVMPDATSEEIKKAYYSCMKTCHPDLSGGDPDVTNFSMFINEVYTVLSDPVQRAVYDEIHGYTATATNPFVDDSAVKNHVFVDEFTCIGCRICANVCPSVFEIEEDFGRARVCSQRGNPELIQDAIDSCPVDCIHWTSAAQLSLLESETRRIERVNVGLMNAGMGVSVNIFRVASASWEKRQEKVLEKIRTHMMNQNSSDMASPWSDIWGSPTRYQNTDEEASERANRAAAAARRWREYSRKGADRPPRYKLPDAVGNKE is encoded by the exons ATGGCTCCTCCTTTCCCCTCGCCGTCTCTGGTCTCCACCACCTCGATCCCGACGCTCCGCATCGTCTCGCCGGTGCCGTCTTCCCGCTGGTGCCGCCGTGCCGGGCCGTTGGCCTCCGCTGGGCTGGGGGGAGCCGCGCGCAGAGACCGGCGCCGGAGCCGGAGTAGGCGGGGACGGAGGGTCCTGAGGATCTGTGCCTACACGGCGGAAGCTGAACACGGGAGGTGGGAGGAGGATGTGGCCGACGATTTCTACTCTGTTCTTGGCGTC ATGCCAGATGCAACCTCCGAGGAAATCAAGAAGGCGTACTACAGCTGCATGAAAACGTGCCACCCAGACCTCAGTGGAGGTGACCCTGATGTGACCAACTTCTCCATGTTCATCAACGAGGTTTACACG GTGCTGAGCGACCCGGTGCAGCGTGCGGTGTATGATGAGATCCATGGGTACACGGCAACGGCGACAAACCCTTTCGTTGATGACAGTGCAGTCAAGAACCATGTGTTCGTCGATGAGTTTACCTGCATAG GATGCAGAATTTGCGCCAACGTGTGCCCCAGTGTCTTTGAAATTGAGGAAGACTTTGGGAGGGCAAGAGTCTGCTCCCAGAGGGGTAACCCAGAGCTCATTCAGGATGCCATTGATAGTTG CCCAGTTGACTGTATTCACTGGACTTCTGCTGCACAACTTTCACTCCTTGAGAGTGAAACACGAAGAATAGAAAGGGTCAAT GTTGGGCTGATGAATGCTGGAATGGGAGTTTCAGTCAACATTTTTCGAGTG GCAAGTGCGAGTTGGGAAAAGCGACAAGAAAAAGTCTTG GAAAAAATCAGAACACATATGATGAACCAAAATAGTTCAGACATGGCTAGCCCTTGGAGTGATATCTGGGGATCTCCAACGCGATACCAAAACACTG ATGAAGAAGCATCAGAGAGAGCGAACAGAGCGGCAGCAGCTGCTAGGCGatggagagaatactcaaggaaaGGTGCCGACAGGCCTCCGAGATACAAACTTCCAGATGCAGTAGGCAATAAGGAGTAG